The Streptomyces sp. NBC_01463 DNA window CCTCGTCCCGCTGATGAGCGTGGCGCGCAACATCTTCCTGGGCCGCGAGCCGAAGAACCGTTTCGGCCTGATCGACTTCGGCCGCATGCACCGCGAGACCGCCGAACTGCTCGACGGCTTCGGCGTACGCGTCGACCCGAAGAGGCCCCTGCACACCCTGGGCATCGGCACCCAGCAGATGGTCGCCCTGGCCCGTGCCGTCTCGGTCAACGCCCAGGTCGTCATCATGGACGAGCCCACCTCCTCGCTGGAGCCGCGCGAGGTCGAGACGCTCTTCCGCGTCATCGGGGACCTGCGCGCACGCGGCATCGCCGTCCTCTACGTCAGCCACCGCATGGACGAGCTCTACCGGATCTGCGACCGCGTCACCGTGCTCCGCGACGGCAAGCACATCCACACCGGCGACCTCGCCGACCTCGACCGCATGCAGCTCGTCTCGATGATGCTCGGCCGCGACATGGCCGAGGTCCGCCGCTCCGGACTCACCAGCTTCGGCTCCGAGGGCCACGACACCACCCGTACCCCGGTCCTCACCGCGAAGGGCCTCTCCCGCGACCACCTGCTGCACGGCATATCCCTGTCGCTGTACGGCGGTGAGGTGCTGGGCCTCGGCGGGCTCCTCGGCTCCGGCCGCAGCGAGACCGCGAAGGCCCTGGCCGGAGCGCTGAGCCTGGACTCCGGCGAACTCGCCATCGGCGGACGCACCCTGCGCCGGCTCACCTCCGCCGGAGCCATCCGGGCGGGCATCAGCCTGCTGCCCGAGGACCGCAAGGCCGAAGGCATCGTGCCCGGCCTCTCCGTCCGCGAGAACATCGTGCTCGCCGCGATGCCCCGCCTCTCCCGCGCCGGCATCGTCTCGCGCGCCAAGCAGGACCGCATCGTCGGCATCTTCATGAAGCGGCTGCGGATCAAGGCCGCGAGCCCCGAGCAGAAGGTCGGCGAGCTCTCCGGCGGCAACCAGCAGAAGGTCCTGCTGGCCCGCTGGCTCTGCCTGGAGCCCAAGGTCCTGCTGCTCGACGAACCCACCCGCGGCATCGACGTCGGCGCCAAGGCCGAGGTCCAGAGCCTCATCGACGACCTCGCCGGCGAGGGCCTCGCCGTCCTGCTCATCTCCTCCGACATCGAGGAACTCATCGAGGGCGCCGACCGCATCGTCGTCCTGCGCGGCGGCGCGGTCGCGGGTGAACTGTCCGGCGACGAGGTGGCCGAGAGCCATCTGCTCGAAGTACTCGCCGACCACTCACCGGCGCCCGTGGACAAGGCCCCGGCCGCCAAGGAGGACCCCCGATGACCCAGGCCGCAGTCTCCACCCCCGCAGCCCGGCCGCTGGCCCGGCTGCGCGACCCCGCCTGGTACCAGGAGTACGGCGTCTACCTCGCCGTCGCGGTCGTCCTCCTCTTCAACGCCCTGTTCACCGAGCACTTCATGACCGCGGACAACCTCCGCACCCAGCTCGTCCAGGTCGCCCCCATCGTCATCGTCGCCCTCGGCATGGCGCTCGTCATCGGCACCGAGGGCGTCGACCTCTCCGTCGGCTCGACCATGGCGCTCGCCGCCGCCCTGCTGCCGCTCTACCTCGGCTACGGCCTGGTGGCCGCGCTCGTCATGGCGCTGCTGGCCGGCGCACTCGTCGGAGCGGTCAACGGCACACTCGTCTCCCTCGTGGGACTCCAGCCGATCGTCGCCACCCTCGCCCTGTTCGTGGGCGGCCGGGGCCTGGCCCTGGTGATGGCGGACGGCCAGCTCAAGCAGATCGTCAACCCCGACCTGCTCTCGCTGGGCACCGGATCCTTCCTCGGCATCCCGCTGGTCGTCCTCATCGCCGGCGTCCTCGCCCTCGCCGTGGCCTTCCTGGTCACCCGCACCACCTTCGGCCGCCAGGTCGTCGCCATCGGCGGCAACCGCTCGGCCGCGGCCCTGGCCGGACTGCCCGTACGACGGGTGCTCATCGGTGTGTACATGCTCTGCGGGGTCCTCGCCGCGCTGGCCGGCATCCTCGCCACCGCCCGGCTCACCGCCAGCGACCCCTCCTCGCTCGGCACCCTCATGGAGCTCTCCGCCATCACGGCGGTCGTCGTCGGCGGCACCCCGCTCAACGGCGGCTCCATCCGGATCCTCGGCACCGTCGCCGGCGCCCTGCTGATGCAGCTGCTGCGCGCCACCCTCGTCAAGCACGACCTGCCCGACTCCACCGCACAGATCGCCCAGGCGGCCATCATCATCGCCGCCGTCTACGTCGCCCGGGAGCGTCGGTCCCGATGAACGAAACCTCACCCGCCCCCGCGGTCCAGGCCCCGGTACCGCGCAAGACCCCGGCAGCAGCCGGCGGCGGCACCCCCCGCCCCGCGACCGGGCAGCGCATCGCCGAACTCCTCCAGCGCCAGGGCGTGCTCGCGGTCCTGCTCACGGTCGTCATCGTGGCGTCCTTCGTCTACCCGACGTTCGGCACCCTGGACAACGCCCGGGGCGTGACCGTCCAGGCGGCGTTCCCCGCCGTGGTCGCCCTCGGCATGACCATGGTCATCATCACCGGCGGCATCGACCTGTCGGTCGGCTCCGTGTTCGCCCTCGGCGGCGTACTGGCCGCCTGGGCCTCGCAATGGGGCTTCCTGGCCGCCCTGTTCGTCCCGCTCGTGGTCTGCGGGGCCATCGGACTGCTCAACGGACTCCTGGTCGCCCGCGCCGGAATGGCACCCTTCATCGTCACGCTCGCCACCCTGCTGGGGGCGCGCGGTCTGCTCCTCGCGATCACCGACGAGGGCGCCACCACCTACCTGGTGCCCAAGGACTCCGCCTTCGCCGAACTCGGACAGGGCAGCGTCTGGGGCTTCGGCTACCCGATCCTCATCGCCCTGGTGCTGTTCGGCATCGGCGGACTGATCCTCCAGCGCACCTCGTTCGGGCAGACGCTCTTCGCGGTCGGCGGCAGCAACGACGCGGCCATGCTGATGGGCCTGCCCGTCGCCCGTACGAAGATCCTCGTCTACACGCTCAGCGGACTGCTCGCCGGATTCGCCGGAGCGCTCAACGCGGCCCGGCTCACCTCCGGCGTCACCATAGTCGGCGTGGGCATGGAGCTCGACGCGATCTCCGCCGTCGTCATCGGCGGCACCCTCCTGATCGGCGGTGCCGGCTCCATCAGCGGAACGCTCTGGGGCGTGCTGCTGCTGGCCGTCATCCAGAATCTGATCAATCAGATCGGCTCGCTGAACTCCTCCTACCAGTCGGTCGTCAGCGGAGGTTTCCTTATCGTTGTCGTCGTGGCCCAGCGCTATCTGGCGCGCAGCCGCAGAACCACCTGAACCGGTGCCGGGGCCCGCGGCCCCGGCACCGTTCGAGCCGAACCGGCACAGCCGGGCCACCGCGCGTCAACGCGCGACAAGTCGATCCAGGGAGTGCCGTGGGCGTCAGCCTCAAGGACGTTGCACTACGGGCGGGCGTGTCCATCAAGACCGTGTCGAACGTGGTGAACAACTATCAGCACGTCACACCGAAGATGCGGGCCAAGGTGCAGCAGGCCATCGACGAGCTCGGCTACCGGCCGAACCTCACCGCACGCCATCTGCGCAAGGGCCGCACCGGCATCATCGCCCTCGCCGTCCCCGAGTTCGGCAACCCGTACTTCGCGGAGCTGGCCGGCGCCGTCGTCGACGCCGCCGCCCGGCACGACTACACCGTGCTGGTCGACCACACCGGCGGACTGCGCGAGAAGGAACTCCTGGTCAGCCAGGGATTCCGGTCCCATGTGATCGACGGGCTCATCCTCAGCCCCATCCACCTGGAGACCGAGGACCTGATGGCGCGCACCGAGACCGCGCCCCTGGTGCTGCTCGGCGAGCGCGAGTACGAGGCCCCGTACGACCACATCGCCATCGACAACGTGGCGGCCTCCCGCGACGCCGTGCGCCACCTCATCGACCACGGCCACCGCCGGATCGCGTTCCTCGGCTCGCGCACCGGCCGCGAACGCCAGCCCGCCCACCTGCGGCTGCGCGGCTGGCGGGAGGAGCTGGCCGCCGCCGGAATCGAGGCCGACGAGTCGCTCGTCGTCGTCACCGACGGCTACGGCCGCGAGGACGGAGCCACCGCCATGGCCGCCCTCCTGGACCGCGGGGAGCAGCCGGACGCCGTCTTCGCGTACAACGACCTCATCGCCATCGGGGCGATGCGCACGCTGTCGGAGCGAGGGCTGCGCATCCCCGAGGATGTCGCCGTCGTCGGGTTCGACAACATCGAGGAGAGCCTCTACGGGGCCACCACGCTCACCACCGTGGCCCCCGACAAGGAGGCCATCGCCCGGCTGGCCGTCGACAGCCTCGTCGAGCGCCTCTCCGGCAACCCGGTCTCCGAACCCCGGCGCCCGCGGCCCGGCTACCGGCTCGTCGTCCGCGAATCCACCGTTCCCCGGCCTCCTGCCGAGCCCGCCGGACCGTGACCCGTGGTGCCGGACTCCCGCCGTCCCGGGGGGAGTCCGGCGCTCCCGTCCAGGGCCCGCCGTACCCGCTCCGCCCGGCCGTCCGCTCGTCCCAAGGATCTCTGATGCCTCGCCCCACCGTGAACCGCAAACCGTTCGGCGCCCACGGGCGCACGGACGTCGATGTCTGGACGCTCGACTCCGGTACCGGAGTCGAGGCCGAGATCCTCACCTACGGTGGCGTCCTGCACCGTCTCACCGTGCCGGACACCGGGGGAGTCCCCGCCTCGGTCGTACGCCCGCTGGTGTCCCTCGACGACTACACGGGCAAGAACCCGTTCTTCGGCGCCCTCATCGGCCGCTTCGCCAACCGCATCGCGCACGGCCGCTTCACCCTCGACGGCACGGCCCACCAGGTCCCCGCCACCGACCGGGGCCACGCCCTGCACGGCGGGCCCGACGGCTTCCACACCCACGTCTGGCAGGCCGCAGGCGAGGCAGACGACACGGCCGCGACGCTCCGGCTCACCCTGCACAGCCCCGACGGCGACATGGGGTTCCCCGGCGCGCTGGACGTCACCGTGACGTACACCCTGGACACCGCGGGCACCCTCGCCCTCGACTACACCGCCACCACCGACCGTCCCACCGTCATCAACCTCACCAACCACGCCTACTTCGAGCTCACCGCCCGGGGCGACATCCTCGGCCACACGCTCCAGGTGGACGCCGGCCACTACCTCCCCGTCGACGACGACGGCATTCCCGAGGGCCCCGCCCTGCCCGTGCAGGCCACCCCGTTCGATCTCACCGCCCCGCACACCGTCGGGGACCGCATCGCGCTGCCGGACGAGCAGCTGCGCCGGGCCGGCGGCTTCGACCACTGCTGGGTGCTGGACGGGCCCCGCTCACCGGACGGCCTGCGCCGCGCCGCCCGGCTCACCGCTCCCGGTGCCGTGCGCGTCATGGAGGTGTGGACCACCGAACCCGGCATCCAGGTCTACACAGCCAACCAGCTCGACGGCACCCTGGCCGCCCCCGAGGGCGGACGCCACGAGCGTCACAGCGCCGTCTGCCTGGAGACCCAGCACCTGCCCGACTCACCCAACCGTCCGGACCACCCCGGCACGGTCCTGCGGCCGGACGAGGTCTTCTCCAGCCGCACCGAGCTGAGGTTCCCGCACCTCGCGGCGGCCACGGACTGACCCCGCGCCACCCCGCCGGTGCGGGAATGCCGGAATGGGACGGGGTGTTGCGACGTCCATGACCTTTTTTGTGGACGTGACCGTGCGGGGTTACGAGCTCGACACGCAGGGACATCTCAACCAGGCGGTCTACCTCCAGTACGCCGAGCACGCGCGCTGGGAGCTGCTGCGGGCCGCCGGACTGCCCCAGGAGAAGCTGCTGGCCGACGGAGTGGGGCCGGTGGCGCTGGAGGTCACGGTGAAGTACCGCCGCGAGCTGCGCGGTGGCGAGCGGGTGCGGGTGACCTGCCGGTTCGAGTACGGGGAGGGCAAGACGTTCACCGTCGCCCAGCAGGTCCTCAAGGAGGACGGCACGGTGGCGGCCGAGATCACGGGCGTCGCGGGCGTCCTCGATCTGACGACGCGCAGGCTGGTCGCCGATCCGGGTGACCGGCTCGCCTCGCTCGCCAAGGAGCCGGAGCTGCTGAGCGGCTG harbors:
- a CDS encoding ABC transporter permease gives rise to the protein MNETSPAPAVQAPVPRKTPAAAGGGTPRPATGQRIAELLQRQGVLAVLLTVVIVASFVYPTFGTLDNARGVTVQAAFPAVVALGMTMVIITGGIDLSVGSVFALGGVLAAWASQWGFLAALFVPLVVCGAIGLLNGLLVARAGMAPFIVTLATLLGARGLLLAITDEGATTYLVPKDSAFAELGQGSVWGFGYPILIALVLFGIGGLILQRTSFGQTLFAVGGSNDAAMLMGLPVARTKILVYTLSGLLAGFAGALNAARLTSGVTIVGVGMELDAISAVVIGGTLLIGGAGSISGTLWGVLLLAVIQNLINQIGSLNSSYQSVVSGGFLIVVVVAQRYLARSRRTT
- a CDS encoding sugar ABC transporter ATP-binding protein, which codes for MAPPEAVPQPPEPAADAKEAAAPETSDPAAPVLEARSVSKRFPGVVALDGVSFALRPGETHALVGENGAGKSTLIKVLTGVYRPDEGELRLAGEQIAFARPFEAQQAGISTIYQEVNLVPLMSVARNIFLGREPKNRFGLIDFGRMHRETAELLDGFGVRVDPKRPLHTLGIGTQQMVALARAVSVNAQVVIMDEPTSSLEPREVETLFRVIGDLRARGIAVLYVSHRMDELYRICDRVTVLRDGKHIHTGDLADLDRMQLVSMMLGRDMAEVRRSGLTSFGSEGHDTTRTPVLTAKGLSRDHLLHGISLSLYGGEVLGLGGLLGSGRSETAKALAGALSLDSGELAIGGRTLRRLTSAGAIRAGISLLPEDRKAEGIVPGLSVRENIVLAAMPRLSRAGIVSRAKQDRIVGIFMKRLRIKAASPEQKVGELSGGNQQKVLLARWLCLEPKVLLLDEPTRGIDVGAKAEVQSLIDDLAGEGLAVLLISSDIEELIEGADRIVVLRGGAVAGELSGDEVAESHLLEVLADHSPAPVDKAPAAKEDPR
- a CDS encoding acyl-CoA thioesterase; translation: MTFFVDVTVRGYELDTQGHLNQAVYLQYAEHARWELLRAAGLPQEKLLADGVGPVALEVTVKYRRELRGGERVRVTCRFEYGEGKTFTVAQQVLKEDGTVAAEITGVAGVLDLTTRRLVADPGDRLASLAKEPELLSG
- a CDS encoding galactose mutarotase, whose translation is MPRPTVNRKPFGAHGRTDVDVWTLDSGTGVEAEILTYGGVLHRLTVPDTGGVPASVVRPLVSLDDYTGKNPFFGALIGRFANRIAHGRFTLDGTAHQVPATDRGHALHGGPDGFHTHVWQAAGEADDTAATLRLTLHSPDGDMGFPGALDVTVTYTLDTAGTLALDYTATTDRPTVINLTNHAYFELTARGDILGHTLQVDAGHYLPVDDDGIPEGPALPVQATPFDLTAPHTVGDRIALPDEQLRRAGGFDHCWVLDGPRSPDGLRRAARLTAPGAVRVMEVWTTEPGIQVYTANQLDGTLAAPEGGRHERHSAVCLETQHLPDSPNRPDHPGTVLRPDEVFSSRTELRFPHLAAATD
- a CDS encoding ABC transporter permease gives rise to the protein MTQAAVSTPAARPLARLRDPAWYQEYGVYLAVAVVLLFNALFTEHFMTADNLRTQLVQVAPIVIVALGMALVIGTEGVDLSVGSTMALAAALLPLYLGYGLVAALVMALLAGALVGAVNGTLVSLVGLQPIVATLALFVGGRGLALVMADGQLKQIVNPDLLSLGTGSFLGIPLVVLIAGVLALAVAFLVTRTTFGRQVVAIGGNRSAAALAGLPVRRVLIGVYMLCGVLAALAGILATARLTASDPSSLGTLMELSAITAVVVGGTPLNGGSIRILGTVAGALLMQLLRATLVKHDLPDSTAQIAQAAIIIAAVYVARERRSR
- a CDS encoding LacI family transcriptional regulator; this encodes MGVSLKDVALRAGVSIKTVSNVVNNYQHVTPKMRAKVQQAIDELGYRPNLTARHLRKGRTGIIALAVPEFGNPYFAELAGAVVDAAARHDYTVLVDHTGGLREKELLVSQGFRSHVIDGLILSPIHLETEDLMARTETAPLVLLGEREYEAPYDHIAIDNVAASRDAVRHLIDHGHRRIAFLGSRTGRERQPAHLRLRGWREELAAAGIEADESLVVVTDGYGREDGATAMAALLDRGEQPDAVFAYNDLIAIGAMRTLSERGLRIPEDVAVVGFDNIEESLYGATTLTTVAPDKEAIARLAVDSLVERLSGNPVSEPRRPRPGYRLVVRESTVPRPPAEPAGP